CCGCCGACGAGGTGGTGGATGGTGTCGACGTCGAGGTTCAGGGCGCCGGGGTGGCGGTCGGCGTAGAGCGCCGAGAGGGTGGACTTGCCGATGCCCGGCGGGCCGTTCAGGTGGATCAGTCGCGTCATTCTCACCTCGATGCGGTGGAGTCGGTAGAAGGCCGGCGGGCCGGTCGCACCTGCTCCGGTCATCGTCTCCTGCGGTGCTCGCGACCAGCGGCGCGGACACGTGCCCGCTCCAGCAGCCGCTCCACCTCGTCCGCGGTGGCCGGGCCCGGGTTGACCACGCTGGCCCAGCCCTGGACAGCGTAGGCGGGATGGGGCATCAGCCGGTCGGTCCGGGCGAAGTCGAGTCCGTCGCGGTGTGCGGCGAACTCCTCCGGTCCGTAGCCGAACAGGTTGCGGAACTCGGTACGGCCGATCTCGATGTTGAGCCGGTACCGGCCGGGTCCGGACAGCCGGGATCGTTCGTCGAAGCCGGGCACGTCGTGCCCGACGATGGTGGCGAACGGCCGCATCCGGTCCTCACCGGCGAAGAAGAACCGGTCACCCCAGGTGTGGGACGGCATCTCGGAGCCGGCTTCGATCCGGGTCTCGGTCACTGCGGGACGGCCGGCGATCCGGGCCGCGTCAGCCGCGCCGGGCTCCGAGCCGACGTGCAGGATCGCGTCGCAGGTCTCGATCGTGGCCGCGTCCAGCGGGGAGTACCCGAGCAGGTCCGTCACACGTGGGCGCAGGTCGCTGCCGACGGGTGGCGCGAAGATCCCGGTCTGGGGGCCGAGGCGTTCCTCGTAGGTGCCGACTTCCGGTTGGCCGAGGCCGACCGGCCCACTCGCCCCGAGGCTTCCGGCCACGTACAGGTACCTGTCGCCGAGCAGTGGCGACACGATGGAGCCGGCACCGTTCCACAGTGCCGAGAGGTGCTGACCCTCCCAGTGGGTGTCCCACCGGCTCGGGTGGCGCTGGAGGTGGGCGTTGTTGGCCGAGACCAGGACCGGCCCACGGTCGCGCTCCATGGCGAGGATATCGAGCAGGTTCTGTGCCATCACCGCGTCCCGCGCCGCGAGCAGGCGTTCGATCCGCTGGGACCGGGTGCCCGGCTCGGCCATCGCGGCGTGGTAGGTGAGCAGGCCGATCACCGTGGTGGCGAGCACCCTGGCTCGGTTCCACGCCGCGGGGGAGGTGTCGCCGACGAGTCGGGGCGCGTCGGCGTACAACCGGGATCGCAGGTCCTCGGCGAGGCCGCGGAGCGCGGCGGCCTCGGGTGAGCGGCCCGGCGAATACGAGGCGTCGTACATGATCTCCGCGGCGGTCCAGCGGTCTTCCCCGCCGACCAGGCGGTCCAGGTCGGTCGTCGTCACGCCGAGGTATTCGCACAGCTCCCGGAGCAGCGGGCCGGGGCTGGGTGCGCCGGTGATCTCGGTCGGCGCGTCGAAACCGTGGAAGGTGACGCGCTCGGCGGGTGACAGTTTCCCGTTGTGCTCGCGCAGCCAGTCGACCAGTTCGCGGGTCGCCGGATGGGCACCCCAGCCGTGACTGATTCCGGTGCTCAGGTCCACCTCGTCGCGCCGGCCCTGGACGTAGTCGTCGACGGCGAGGCCGGCGGCCCGGTCCGATTCGATCGCGATCGACCGGAAACCGTGCCCGACGAGTGTTTCGAGGATCCGGTTGCGCAGGCGGGGGAATGCCGGCTCACCGTGGTAGGGCTCACCGATCGCGAGCAGGTGCGGCCGGCGGGTGCCGACCAGGGACAGCAACGCGGTGTCGAAAACCATGACCTCGACCGTATCGTTGAACCGACCTGTGAAACTTCACCCCGATCGTGCTCGGAGAACGCCACCTGAAGTCTCAAACCGCGAGGTACCGGCCGGTCGACCTGGGCCGGGCGGTCGGGCTGTCCGCGCAGGCGGTCCGTAACTACGAGCAGGCCGGGATGATCCCGCCCGCCGTCCGCACGCCCAGCGGCTACCGGGTCTACACCGACGACCACCTGGGCGCGTTGACCGCCTACGTCGCGCTCATCGCGGGGTACGGCCACCGTGCCGCCGGAGAGATCATGAAAGCGGTGCTCGGCGGCGACCTGCCGACGGCACTGGCCGTGTTCGACACCGCTCACGTACAGCTCCACCGCGACCGGGAGACCGTGGAACGCGTCGCCTCAGCGGTCGTCCTGCTCGCCTCCGGCCCGCCGGCCACGCTGGCCCCGGAGGTGCCCGTCCCGATCGGCGTCCTCGCCCATCGGCTCGGTGTCACCCCGGCCACCCTGCGCAAATGGGAACGAGCCGGGATCCTCGCCCCGGCCCGGTCACGGACCGCGCGGGTTTACCGCGCCGACGACGTACGTGACGCCGAACTCGCCCATCTGCTGCGCCGGGGCGGCTATCCGCTGCACCACATCGCGGCCGTGATCGGGCAGGTCCACGCTGCCGGTGGACCCGGGCCGCTGGCCGCGTCGATCGACCAGTGGCGCGGACGGATCACCGCCCGGGGCCGGGCCATGCTCAC
Above is a window of Micromonospora rifamycinica DNA encoding:
- a CDS encoding TioE family transcriptional regulator, with the translated sequence MLGERHLKSQTARYRPVDLGRAVGLSAQAVRNYEQAGMIPPAVRTPSGYRVYTDDHLGALTAYVALIAGYGHRAAGEIMKAVLGGDLPTALAVFDTAHVQLHRDRETVERVASAVVLLASGPPATLAPEVPVPIGVLAHRLGVTPATLRKWERAGILAPARSRTARVYRADDVRDAELAHLLRRGGYPLHHIAAVIGQVHAAGGPGPLAASIDQWRGRITARGRAMLTGSARLADYLSSVS
- a CDS encoding DUF6194 family protein yields the protein MVFDTALLSLVGTRRPHLLAIGEPYHGEPAFPRLRNRILETLVGHGFRSIAIESDRAAGLAVDDYVQGRRDEVDLSTGISHGWGAHPATRELVDWLREHNGKLSPAERVTFHGFDAPTEITGAPSPGPLLRELCEYLGVTTTDLDRLVGGEDRWTAAEIMYDASYSPGRSPEAAALRGLAEDLRSRLYADAPRLVGDTSPAAWNRARVLATTVIGLLTYHAAMAEPGTRSQRIERLLAARDAVMAQNLLDILAMERDRGPVLVSANNAHLQRHPSRWDTHWEGQHLSALWNGAGSIVSPLLGDRYLYVAGSLGASGPVGLGQPEVGTYEERLGPQTGIFAPPVGSDLRPRVTDLLGYSPLDAATIETCDAILHVGSEPGAADAARIAGRPAVTETRIEAGSEMPSHTWGDRFFFAGEDRMRPFATIVGHDVPGFDERSRLSGPGRYRLNIEIGRTEFRNLFGYGPEEFAAHRDGLDFARTDRLMPHPAYAVQGWASVVNPGPATADEVERLLERARVRAAGREHRRRR